The Thermoflavifilum sp. genome contains a region encoding:
- a CDS encoding carboxypeptidase-like regulatory domain-containing protein, with the protein MLDSVTGNPLSGVSVRVKGTAVGTITDQSGNFRIEAPNQATLQISYLGYKTIEVSLN; encoded by the coding sequence ATACTTGATTCGGTCACTGGAAATCCTTTATCAGGTGTTTCTGTTCGCGTTAAAGGAACTGCAGTGGGCACCATAACCGATCAGAGCGGTAATTTTCGCATAGAAGCTCCCAATCAGGCTACATTGCAAATAAGCTATTTAGGATATAAAACCATTGAAGTAAGCTTAAATTGA
- a CDS encoding TonB-dependent receptor plug domain-containing protein, producing MLSPSITGLNEVVVIGYGTQKKVDVTGAVSSVDVSKLETENPMSVQDALRSNIAGLNVGFSAGAKPGGSLQIRGTNSLTAGRSPLIVLDGVIYYGALSDINPDDIEKIDVLKDASAAAVYGAKSANGVILITTKKGKPGKPTIHFNANLSLATMEVNQPVYQGEAFCQMEN from the coding sequence TTGTTATCTCCATCCATAACGGGCTTGAACGAAGTGGTAGTGATTGGATATGGAACTCAGAAGAAGGTTGACGTTACGGGTGCAGTATCCTCGGTTGATGTGAGTAAGCTGGAAACAGAGAACCCCATGTCGGTACAGGATGCCTTACGATCGAATATTGCGGGTCTGAATGTGGGGTTTAGTGCTGGAGCGAAGCCGGGAGGAAGTTTACAAATTCGAGGAACGAATTCTCTTACAGCGGGTAGAAGTCCATTGATTGTTCTTGATGGGGTAATATATTATGGGGCTTTATCGGATATCAATCCTGACGATATAGAAAAAATTGATGTATTAAAAGATGCCAGTGCTGCTGCGGTATACGGGGCAAAATCAGCGAATGGTGTTATTTTGATCACAACGAAAAAGGGGAAGCCAGGGAAACCCACTATTCATTTTAATGCTAATTTGAGTCTTGCAACTATGGAGGTTAATCAACCCGTTTATCAAGGAGAAGCTTTTTGTCAGATGGAGAACTGA